In one Methanobrevibacter arboriphilus genomic region, the following are encoded:
- a CDS encoding AlbA family DNA-binding domain-containing protein — MLFHKKIDEISEKDINNIVGNEVFEDKYLEYKSEYNHSDKIKFKLIKTVCGFANSDGGLLIYGITEDENHTPSEVTGVKLDSSFDNEVNWIESIVSSNSEPSISNIEIRQIEIKESDRIILIIKVPKSWNLPHRVVQGKPNKKSESKREFFVRRQSKTVPLEIDELKNLFSFAGDVHDKIHLFRDNQIAKVVSDNVFICTDSQIALLIDLIPFNSFNNVEFDIRETKDQVPTFGQGDSRYGEYNFEGVISKSMIHYSQIYRNGIIEGLVSSNRFLKVPLKEFFEYTLNFINDSIKLYEKINFSPPFAIFISLINIENRNLETLFFDKEAISDRNVLPGHEIMIEKYLSKNEIAFKLKTVFDSFYNHFGIENSPFYDEEGNWKKK; from the coding sequence ATGTTATTTCATAAAAAGATAGACGAAATTTCAGAAAAGGATATAAATAATATAGTTGGAAATGAAGTTTTTGAAGATAAATATTTGGAGTATAAATCTGAGTATAATCATTCAGATAAAATAAAATTCAAGTTAATAAAAACTGTTTGTGGATTTGCAAACTCAGATGGTGGTTTATTAATCTATGGGATAACAGAAGACGAAAACCATACTCCTTCAGAAGTTACAGGGGTTAAATTAGATAGTAGTTTTGATAATGAAGTTAATTGGATTGAAAGTATAGTTTCTTCAAATTCGGAGCCAAGTATTTCGAATATAGAAATAAGACAAATAGAAATTAAAGAATCTGATAGGATTATCTTGATTATTAAAGTTCCAAAAAGCTGGAACCTTCCACATAGAGTTGTGCAAGGAAAACCTAATAAAAAAAGTGAATCTAAAAGAGAATTTTTTGTCAGACGACAATCGAAAACAGTTCCATTGGAGATTGACGAATTGAAAAATCTATTTAGTTTTGCAGGAGATGTTCATGATAAGATTCATTTATTTAGAGATAATCAAATAGCTAAAGTCGTTTCTGACAATGTATTTATATGCACTGACTCTCAAATAGCATTACTCATTGATTTAATTCCTTTTAACAGTTTTAATAATGTTGAATTTGATATTAGAGAAACAAAAGATCAAGTTCCAACTTTTGGCCAAGGAGATTCTAGATATGGGGAATATAATTTTGAGGGAGTTATAAGTAAATCAATGATTCACTATTCTCAAATCTATAGAAATGGGATTATTGAAGGTTTAGTGTCTTCGAACAGATTTTTAAAGGTTCCTCTTAAAGAATTTTTTGAATATACACTAAATTTTATAAATGATTCTATAAAATTATATGAAAAGATAAATTTTTCACCACCCTTCGCTATTTTTATATCACTTATAAATATCGAAAATCGTAATCTTGAAACTTTGTTTTTTGATAAGGAAGCTATTAGTGATAGAAATGTTTTACCTGGTCATGAAATCATGATTGAAAAGTATTTATCTAAAAATGAGATAGCATTTAAACTCAAAACTGTTTTTGATTCATTTTATAATCATTTTGGGATTGAAAATTCTCCTTTTTACGATGAAGAAGGCAATTGGAAGAAAAAATGA
- a CDS encoding DUF5677 domain-containing protein yields MRYNRKQHSIKHSHLIIINTNYKKRKINNYGIEKPNTGEKILSFIVEKYISVKGYFPNDEFINDKLPKLLTDATSTGSNELVKFIKENMNSMLEEYADERNEFENLVHDQWGEILGNLEVLIIMCFESVNLHSRDIYNKDSDDCKLNVLMQLHARALRVSNEILTLLKTGYGDGANSRWRTLYELSVISAFLSKNEFYVTKRYMEHEIIRTYKDIKEYQNYYERLHPDDDYIPNTDNFEKIKEQRDELIEKYGKEFDYDWGWIPKEICKPYFKALAKFVNVDHLIPYYNLSSASIHGLSRGLYNTSLPSEKQEKILHWGASNYGLGETIQNTAISICQATTWLLTYKPSMDSIIYQQTLEFFMIDMKNSILEMDNNNYCSNN; encoded by the coding sequence ATGAGATACAATAGAAAACAGCATTCCATTAAACATTCACATCTAATAATAATTAATACAAACTATAAAAAAAGGAAAATAAATAATTATGGGATTGAAAAGCCTAATACTGGAGAAAAAATTTTATCATTTATTGTAGAAAAATATATCAGTGTTAAAGGATATTTTCCTAATGATGAATTTATTAATGACAAACTCCCCAAATTACTAACAGATGCAACATCTACAGGTTCTAATGAGTTAGTAAAATTTATAAAAGAAAATATGAATTCAATGCTAGAAGAATATGCTGATGAAAGAAATGAATTTGAAAATTTGGTGCATGACCAATGGGGAGAAATACTTGGTAACCTTGAAGTCTTGATTATTATGTGCTTCGAGTCAGTCAATCTTCATTCTAGAGATATTTATAATAAAGATAGTGATGATTGTAAATTAAATGTTTTAATGCAACTTCATGCAAGAGCACTCCGTGTATCTAATGAGATATTAACTCTTTTAAAGACAGGTTATGGGGATGGTGCTAATTCAAGATGGAGAACTTTATATGAATTATCTGTCATTTCAGCTTTCTTATCAAAAAATGAGTTTTATGTTACAAAAAGATATATGGAACATGAAATTATTAGAACATACAAAGACATTAAAGAATATCAAAATTATTATGAAAGATTACATCCTGATGATGATTACATCCCAAATACTGATAATTTTGAAAAAATTAAAGAGCAAAGGGATGAATTAATTGAAAAATATGGTAAAGAATTTGATTATGATTGGGGTTGGATTCCTAAAGAAATTTGTAAACCATATTTTAAAGCTTTGGCTAAATTTGTTAATGTTGACCATCTGATACCCTATTATAATCTTTCATCAGCTTCAATTCATGGCCTTTCAAGAGGATTATATAATACAAGTTTACCTAGTGAAAAACAGGAAAAAATTTTACATTGGGGGGCGAGTAACTATGGGCTTGGAGAAACAATCCAAAACACAGCTATTTCTATTTGTCAAGCCACAACTTGGCTATTGACATATAAACCTAGTATGGACAGTATAATTTATCAGCAAACACTTGAATTTTTCATGATAGATATGAAAAATTCTATTTTAGAAATGGATAATAACAACTATTGTAGTAATAATTAG